A single genomic interval of Musa acuminata AAA Group cultivar baxijiao chromosome BXJ3-4, Cavendish_Baxijiao_AAA, whole genome shotgun sequence harbors:
- the LOC103976447 gene encoding uncharacterized protein LOC103976447 yields the protein MVAGSSEEPRQRRVQQEIRDMISTLTDRLTALGRSVPRSDAKGQEAGDAYPGLGVITMAGDNKGASMKADMEELGDAHGGLYSDDGGMCTYTNSNYQAVNNSILLGGSCAAKDPGVHVVISEYVEEDDDDDDDDEEERHRKKEKKKKKKEEKEKKKKEKKKKKDKHEDRVVEEERQEKEKKKNDEEEKQEKKGEGSSREQLVVEKVAQ from the coding sequence ATGGTCGCAGGTAGCAGCGAGGAGCCGCGGCAGCGCCGCGTGCAACAGGAGATCAGAGACATGATCTCGACGCTCACCGATCGGCTGACTGCCCTGGGAAGGTCCGTGCCCCGCTCCGACGCCAAGGGTCAGGAGGCCGGCGACGCCTACCCCGGACTCGGGGTCATCACGATGGCCGGCGACAACAAGGGGGCGTCGATGAAGGCGGACATGGAAGAACTGGGGGACGCCCATGGGGGGTTGTACAGCGACGACGGCGGCATGTGCACCTACACAAACAGCAACTACCAGGCCGTGAACAACTCGATTCTTCTCGGCGGGAGCTGCGCGGCGAAGGATCCCGGCGTCCATGTGGTCATATCAGAGTACGTAGAGGAagatgacgatgacgatgacgatgatgaggaagagaggcatagaaagaaggagaaaaagaagaagaaaaaggaggagaaggaaaagaagaaaaaggagaagaaaaagaagaaggataAGCACGAGGACAGAGTTGTGGAGGAGGAGAGGcaggagaaagaaaagaagaaaaacgaTGAGGAGGAGAAACAGGAGAAGAAAGGCGAAGGCAGCTCCAGAGAACAGTTGGTAGTGGAGAAGGTGGCACagtaa
- the LOC103976455 gene encoding transcriptional corepressor LEUNIG_HOMOLOG isoform X1, which produces MAQSNWEADKMLDVYIHDYLLKRNLQATAKAFKEEGKVSAEPVAIDAPGGFLFEWWSVFWDIFISRTNEKHSQVAAAYIETQRAKAKEEHQRQLHMQQVQILQQQQAQLQRRNAIHPSLNGAMNATNITGISGPPTASIMAAKIYEERMKQPQSMDTAISSQFLDGNRVALLRSATNHPGQFIQSPVSGSAAMQHIQGQNQQTSDIKGDIGAMHKSLHKDPSSLYSQGIMQAKSGLGGAGTQGVSGLPLKGWPLAGIDQLCQNFGPQVNKSFLPNQSQFQLLSPNEQQQNLAQAQAQSNIDLSNYGMDHRKIRALPRSGLSGKDGQMNGNDASIGSPSESSSPKVRQDQSIIKASQIQQSSNQQTQELVQQQQLQQSTRKRKSTSSGAANSAGMPSANSPPSTPSIHTTGDGVSMASNLQNASIMSKSLIMYGADRTGGLASSNQMDDLEHFGDVGSLDDNVESFLSNDEGDGRDIFAALKSTAEHNAESMNESVLGFTFGEYGCICTSNSKVVSCHFSSDGKRLASAGHDKKVVLWNMDTMQTMSSSQEHSHIITDVCFRPNSSQLATSSFDKTVRLWNAAESIHCLNTFTGHTSHVTSLDFHPKEMDILCSCDDNGEIRYWSSDNYVCKRVSKGATVQVRFQPRSGQFLAAAAENVVSIFDVETHTKTRTLQGHKKEVHAICWDANGKTLASVSQDLVKVWSLQTWECIHELNSTGNQFHSCIFHPRCPQILIIGGYQTIELWDIIGTKSSGIQAHEGVIAALAQSHSTGLVASASHDKSVKLWK; this is translated from the exons ATGGCGCAGAGTAATTGGGAAGCGGACAAGAT GCTTGATGTGTATATCCATGATTATCTATTGAAACGGAACTTGCAAGCCACTGCCAAAGCTTTCAAGGAAGAGGGTAAAGTTTCGGCTGAACCTGTGG CAATTGATGCTCCTGGAGGCTTCCTTTTCGAGTGGTGGTCTGTATTTTGGGATATTTTCATTTCTAGAACAAATGAAAAACATTCTCAAGTAGCTGCAGCATACATAGAG ACACAGCGGGCAAAAGCAAAGGAAGAACATCAAAGACAGTTGCACATGCAGCAAGTGCAGATCCTGCAGCAGCAACAGGCACAATTACAGAGAAGAAATGctattcatccttctctcaatgGGGCAATGAATGCAACAAACATTACTGGCATTTCGGGACCACCAACAGCTAGTATAATGGCTGCTAAAATTTATGAAGAGCGCATGAAGCAGCCACAGTCAATGGATACTGCAATATCCTCACAATTTCTCGACGGTAATAGAGTTGCACTTCTCAGATCTGCAACCAACCATCCAGG GCAGTTTATCCAAAGTCCCGTCAGTGGATCTGCTGCAATGCAACATATTCAGGGACAGAATCAACAGACATCT GACATTAAGGGTGACATTGGTGCAATGCACAAATCTTTGCATAAGGATCCTTCTTCATTATATAGCCAAGGGATTATGCAGGCAAAATCTGGATTAGGTGGTGCTG GAACCCAAGGTGTTAGTGGTCTTCCGCTGAAAGGCTGGCCTTTGGCA GGAATTGATCAATTATGTCAAAATTTTGGCCCACAAGTAAACAAGTCTTTTCTACCAAATCAAAGCCAGTTTCAGCTGCTATCACCAAACGAACAGCAGCAGAATTTAGCACAGGCCCAAGCACAAAGCAATATCGATTTGTCTAACTACGGTATGGATCATCGTAAGATTCGAGCCCTGCCTAGGAGTGGACTTAGTGGGAAAGATGGTCAGATGAATGGAAATGATGCATCAATTGGTTCTCCTAGCGAGTCAAGTTCGCCAAAGGTCAGACAGGATCAATCTATCATCAAG GCATCCCAGATTCAGCAGTCATCTAATCAACAAACCCAGGAACTGGTGCAGCAACAACAGTTGCAACAG AGTACTAGGAAAAGAAAATCTACCTCCTCTGGAGCTGCAAATAGTGCTGGTATGCCTTCTGCCAACTCCCCTCCATCGACTCCTTCCATTCATACAACTGGTGATGGAGTTTCGATGGCTAGCAATCTGCAAAATGCTAGTATCATGTCCAAAAGCTTGATAATGTATGGAGCTGATAGAACAGGTGGGCTTGCTTCTTCAAATCAGATG GATGACCTGGAACATTTTGGGGATGTTGGTTCTTTGGATGACAATGTTgaatcttttctttcaaatgatgAGGGAGACGGACGGGATATCTTTGCTGCATTGAAAAGTACTGCTGAGCACAATGCAGAATCTATGAACG AATCTGTCTTAGGTTTTACCTTTGGTGAGTATGGTTGCATCTGTACCAGTAACAGCAAAGTGGTTTCATGCCACTTCTCTTCAGATggaaagagacttgctagtgctgGGCATGATAAAAAG GTTGTCCTCTGGAACATGGATACAATGCAAACCATGAGCAGTTCCCAAGAGCATTCTCATATTATTACTGATGTCTGTTTTAGGCCAAACTCAAGTCAGCTGGCAACATCTTCTTTTGATAAAACTGTTCGACTATGGAATGCAGCAGAA TCAATTCATTGTTTAAATACTTTCACTGGGCACACCTCGCATGTAACATCACTTGATTTTCATCCCAAAGAGATGGATATTTTATGCTCTTGTGATGACAATGGTGAGATCCGGTACTGGAGTTCTGACAACTATGTGTGTAAACGTGTTTCTAAG GGTGCTACAGTACAAgtgagatttcagcctagaagtgGACAGTTTCTGGCTGCAGCTGCAGAAAATGTTGTATCTATTTTTGACGTTGAGACGCATACAAAGACACGCACGTTGCAG GGTCATAAGAAGGAGGTCCACGCCATTTGCTGGGATGCAAATGGCAAAACTCTTGCTTCTGTTAGTCAGGACTTAGTTAAAGTATGGTCTTTGCAAACTTGGGAGTGTATCCATGAACTGAACTCCACCGGAAACCAGTTTCATTCATGCATCTTCCATCCAAGATGCCCCCAAATCTTGATTATTGGTGGCTATCAG ACAATAGAGCTGTGGGACATCATTGGGACAAAGAGCAGCGGAATTCAAGCACATGAAGGTGTTATTGCAGCCTTGGCGCAATCACACTCGACTGGATTGGTCGCATCTGCTAGCCACGACAAATCTGTTAAATTATGGAAATAG
- the LOC103976455 gene encoding transcriptional corepressor LEUNIG_HOMOLOG isoform X2 — translation MAQSNWEADKMLDVYIHDYLLKRNLQATAKAFKEEGKVSAEPVAIDAPGGFLFEWWSVFWDIFISRTNEKHSQVAAAYIETQRAKAKEEHQRQLHMQQVQILQQQQAQLQRRNAIHPSLNGAMNATNITGISGPPTASIMAAKIYEERMKQPQSMDTAISSQFLDGNRVALLRSATNHPGQFIQSPVSGSAAMQHIQGQNQQTSDIKGDIGAMHKSLHKDPSSLYSQGIMQAKSGLGGAGTQGVSGLPLKGWPLAGIDQLCQNFGPQVNKSFLPNQSQFQLLSPNEQQQNLAQAQAQSNIDLSNYGMDHRKIRALPRSGLSGKDGQMNGNDASIGSPSESSSPKVRQDQSIIKASQIQQSSNQQTQELVQQQQLQQSTRKRKSTSSGAANSAGMPSANSPPSTPSIHTTGDGVSMASNLQNASIMSKSLIMYGADRTGGLASSNQMDDLEHFGDVGSLDDNVESFLSNDEGDGRDIFAALKSTAEHNAESMNGFTFGEYGCICTSNSKVVSCHFSSDGKRLASAGHDKKVVLWNMDTMQTMSSSQEHSHIITDVCFRPNSSQLATSSFDKTVRLWNAAESIHCLNTFTGHTSHVTSLDFHPKEMDILCSCDDNGEIRYWSSDNYVCKRVSKGATVQVRFQPRSGQFLAAAAENVVSIFDVETHTKTRTLQGHKKEVHAICWDANGKTLASVSQDLVKVWSLQTWECIHELNSTGNQFHSCIFHPRCPQILIIGGYQTIELWDIIGTKSSGIQAHEGVIAALAQSHSTGLVASASHDKSVKLWK, via the exons ATGGCGCAGAGTAATTGGGAAGCGGACAAGAT GCTTGATGTGTATATCCATGATTATCTATTGAAACGGAACTTGCAAGCCACTGCCAAAGCTTTCAAGGAAGAGGGTAAAGTTTCGGCTGAACCTGTGG CAATTGATGCTCCTGGAGGCTTCCTTTTCGAGTGGTGGTCTGTATTTTGGGATATTTTCATTTCTAGAACAAATGAAAAACATTCTCAAGTAGCTGCAGCATACATAGAG ACACAGCGGGCAAAAGCAAAGGAAGAACATCAAAGACAGTTGCACATGCAGCAAGTGCAGATCCTGCAGCAGCAACAGGCACAATTACAGAGAAGAAATGctattcatccttctctcaatgGGGCAATGAATGCAACAAACATTACTGGCATTTCGGGACCACCAACAGCTAGTATAATGGCTGCTAAAATTTATGAAGAGCGCATGAAGCAGCCACAGTCAATGGATACTGCAATATCCTCACAATTTCTCGACGGTAATAGAGTTGCACTTCTCAGATCTGCAACCAACCATCCAGG GCAGTTTATCCAAAGTCCCGTCAGTGGATCTGCTGCAATGCAACATATTCAGGGACAGAATCAACAGACATCT GACATTAAGGGTGACATTGGTGCAATGCACAAATCTTTGCATAAGGATCCTTCTTCATTATATAGCCAAGGGATTATGCAGGCAAAATCTGGATTAGGTGGTGCTG GAACCCAAGGTGTTAGTGGTCTTCCGCTGAAAGGCTGGCCTTTGGCA GGAATTGATCAATTATGTCAAAATTTTGGCCCACAAGTAAACAAGTCTTTTCTACCAAATCAAAGCCAGTTTCAGCTGCTATCACCAAACGAACAGCAGCAGAATTTAGCACAGGCCCAAGCACAAAGCAATATCGATTTGTCTAACTACGGTATGGATCATCGTAAGATTCGAGCCCTGCCTAGGAGTGGACTTAGTGGGAAAGATGGTCAGATGAATGGAAATGATGCATCAATTGGTTCTCCTAGCGAGTCAAGTTCGCCAAAGGTCAGACAGGATCAATCTATCATCAAG GCATCCCAGATTCAGCAGTCATCTAATCAACAAACCCAGGAACTGGTGCAGCAACAACAGTTGCAACAG AGTACTAGGAAAAGAAAATCTACCTCCTCTGGAGCTGCAAATAGTGCTGGTATGCCTTCTGCCAACTCCCCTCCATCGACTCCTTCCATTCATACAACTGGTGATGGAGTTTCGATGGCTAGCAATCTGCAAAATGCTAGTATCATGTCCAAAAGCTTGATAATGTATGGAGCTGATAGAACAGGTGGGCTTGCTTCTTCAAATCAGATG GATGACCTGGAACATTTTGGGGATGTTGGTTCTTTGGATGACAATGTTgaatcttttctttcaaatgatgAGGGAGACGGACGGGATATCTTTGCTGCATTGAAAAGTACTGCTGAGCACAATGCAGAATCTATGAACG GTTTTACCTTTGGTGAGTATGGTTGCATCTGTACCAGTAACAGCAAAGTGGTTTCATGCCACTTCTCTTCAGATggaaagagacttgctagtgctgGGCATGATAAAAAG GTTGTCCTCTGGAACATGGATACAATGCAAACCATGAGCAGTTCCCAAGAGCATTCTCATATTATTACTGATGTCTGTTTTAGGCCAAACTCAAGTCAGCTGGCAACATCTTCTTTTGATAAAACTGTTCGACTATGGAATGCAGCAGAA TCAATTCATTGTTTAAATACTTTCACTGGGCACACCTCGCATGTAACATCACTTGATTTTCATCCCAAAGAGATGGATATTTTATGCTCTTGTGATGACAATGGTGAGATCCGGTACTGGAGTTCTGACAACTATGTGTGTAAACGTGTTTCTAAG GGTGCTACAGTACAAgtgagatttcagcctagaagtgGACAGTTTCTGGCTGCAGCTGCAGAAAATGTTGTATCTATTTTTGACGTTGAGACGCATACAAAGACACGCACGTTGCAG GGTCATAAGAAGGAGGTCCACGCCATTTGCTGGGATGCAAATGGCAAAACTCTTGCTTCTGTTAGTCAGGACTTAGTTAAAGTATGGTCTTTGCAAACTTGGGAGTGTATCCATGAACTGAACTCCACCGGAAACCAGTTTCATTCATGCATCTTCCATCCAAGATGCCCCCAAATCTTGATTATTGGTGGCTATCAG ACAATAGAGCTGTGGGACATCATTGGGACAAAGAGCAGCGGAATTCAAGCACATGAAGGTGTTATTGCAGCCTTGGCGCAATCACACTCGACTGGATTGGTCGCATCTGCTAGCCACGACAAATCTGTTAAATTATGGAAATAG